A genomic stretch from Numida meleagris isolate 19003 breed g44 Domestic line chromosome 2, NumMel1.0, whole genome shotgun sequence includes:
- the RALA gene encoding ras-related protein Ral-A produces the protein MAANKPKGQNSLALHKVIMVGSGGVGKSALTLQFMYDEFVEDYEPTKADSYRKKVVLDGEEVQIDILDTAGQEDYAAIRDNYFRSGEGFLCVFSITELESFAATADFREQILRVKEDENVPFLLVGNKSDLEDKRQVSIEEAKNRADQWNVNYVETSAKTRANVDKVFFDLMREIRARKMEDSKEKNGKKKRKSLAKRIRERCCIL, from the exons ATGGCAGCAAATAAGCCTAAAGGGCAGAATTCACTGGCTTTACACAAAGTCATCATGGTAGGAAGTGGTGGTGTAGGAAAATCTGCTTTAACACTACAGTTTATGTATGATGAG TTTGTAGAAGATTATGAGCCCACCAAAGCAGATAGCTACAGGAAAAAGGTGGTTCTGGATGGGGAAGAAGTCCAAATAGATATATTGgacacagcagggcaggaggacTATGCTGCAATTAGAGACAACTACTTCCGAAGTGGAGAAggctttctttgtgttttctctatTACAGAGCTGGAATCATTTGCAGCTACTGCAGATTTCAG gGAGCAGATCTTAAGAGTAAAAGAAGATGAGAATGTTCCTTTTTTGCTAGTAGGTAACAAATCAGATTTGGAAGATAAAAGGCAAGTTTCTATAGAAGAAGCAAAAAACAGAGCTGATCAGTGGAATGTTAACTATGTGGAAACTTCAGCAAAAACACGAGCCAATGTTGACAAG gTGTTTTTTGATTTGATGAGAGAAATTAGAGCCAGAAAAATGGAagacagcaaagagaagaatgggaagaagaaaagaaaaagcctagCTAAGAGGATAAGAGAAAGATGCTGCATTTTATAA